Below is a genomic region from Leptotrichia shahii.
AAATGGCTAAAAAATTGTCCGCTTATAATTTATGGAAATGAAAATATTTTTGTTCACGCAGGATTAGATTTGAGTAAAAATCTAGAAAACCAAGAAAGAGAAAATGTTCTTTGGACACGCGAAAAATTTTGGATAAATAAAAAAAATCTCCTTGAAGAATATAAAAATAAATATATATATTTTGGACATACACCCAATATGGATGGTAAAATATCTAAAAAAACTGACAAAATCTATAATATTGATTGTGGTGCATTCTTTACACATTCATTGGGATGCATGGAAATAAAAAATAAAAAATTAAAGGGTAAAAAGGAAATTTACGTGCACTGCTAAAATTCTATTTTGATTAACGGTTTATTTTAAAAGGAGATAAAATGAAAAAAATTCCTGTTGGTATTGATTATTAAAAAAAATTAATAGGAATGAAGGCGTATTATATCCATAAAACTAGGTTTATTTCTCAAATTTTAGATGATATTGCAGAAGTAAAGTTTTTTACACGTTCAAGAAAATTTAGAAAAACTTTAAATATGTTAACATTGAAATATTTTTTTGATATCATAAATTGCAATATTAATTGCGACATTTTACCAAATTTTTTTTAAAAGATAATTGAAAAAATAACAAGAGCAGTTCAATTGGCTGCTCTTTTTTGTTTCCTAAAAAAAGAAGAGCCACCATCTCTGGCAGCCCTCCCCTCATTTCTTTTGAAATATTCCTCGCATTCCTGAAAAATGAATTTCTTAATACAATACTTTCAATCCCAGTCCTGCTTTGAAGTTGTGTCCCTTCGTGTCGTATCCTGTGTTTATATTGAAGCCGAATCTTCCATTGTCTAGTCCAAGTTTCAAGTCTGACTTGAAGTTTCCTCTCTTGTCTTCCTTGTCCCCTCTTATTCCAAAGTAGTCTGTCCATGCTCCTACGATTCTTGCTTCATTTTCCACATCATACAGTTTTCCTATTTCATTTTCATATCTGAATCCCAATACCGCTGTCAAGATTGAGTTGTCAAATACTGGCTGGCTGTATCTGAAATCTATTCCTGCGCTTGGTTTTACTGATATGTAGTCATCGCTCTTAACATTTAATGCCATGTCTCCATTTTCGTGGATTGATGAGAATCTTCCATATTCCGCTCTTATTCCTAAGTTCGGCACTATGCTGAATCCATCATTTACTACGAACGCTTTCTCAAGCCCTGCATTAAGTCCTGCACCGTATGAGTAGTAGCTTGATTTCGCTCTGAATTGCTGGTCTATTACCCAGAATCTACGTTTCATGTCATTTCTTCCAATGAATCCGTCCCCTCCAATACTAAGGACAAATGTTCCGTTGCTGTCAAGCGGGATTGACTTAAATGCTCCGAACTTAGCCATCGCTTGGTTTTCATACGATTTAGACAGATCCTTGAATGTGTAGTAGTTGTTTACAACTCCTGCATACCATCCTGAAGACTGTCCCAGTCTTACAGTCTCGTCTTCGTGAACGAATGCAAATCCACCTGCGTTGCTGTACCAGTCAGGCATTCCTGCAGTGTCAGTCTTGTATTCGTTTCTTTGTCCAAATGCCTTAAATTTATTGGAGTCCTTAGAACCGTTGCTTTCACTTCTAAGTCCATTAATTTCTCCGCCAAGAATATCAGATGTTGCCTTAATTCTTTGCTGAACTCCTCCATAAATGTGTCCTCTCATTTGGTCAAAGGCTTGAGCCAGTATGTGCCCTTCTCCGTTACCTAGGCTGTTCAGCTTGTTGAAGATAACTTTTTCAGCACTTTCTGGTTTTGCGATCTCGTAGATGTTATCCAGGTTGTTTGTGAAGTTTACTAGAGATTTATCGTCATCATAAGCAAATGAATGATAAGGCACCTTACTCATGTAAATTTCTGATAATTGGTTGTTAGAGTCTAGTTTTGCCAATACTTGCCAAGTCAAGCTTGCAGAAAGAACATTTACTTTTGCTCCTCCAGGCAATCTTGACAATGAATCATTAAACGGTTTTAGGATGTTGCTCTTAGTTACATTTCCGTTTTCATCAACTTTATCCCCTATTCTGATTGCCTTAGAGTTCGTATACAATGTTGCTTCCGGTCCAAAGTACAGGTCAACTTTTCCTAATTTAGGCAAGTTTTGGATTCCGTCAATCGGGTTAGTATATCTGACTCCTGATGTATCAACATACATTCCGATTGATGTTACTTCTGATAGAGGTTCCTTGTATGCATGTTCCCATACTGGGTTGCCCCATTCATTCTTAGCTGAAAGGTCAATTATTCTTGTTCCTCCAGTTTGTATGCTGCTGCTTACTGTTATGTTTTTAGCCCAGTCTCCAGGGTTTGCCGCATCACTTTCAACATTGAAGATCGGTGTGTCGATTCCGTCAACGCTTACCTTAGTTATAGGCACGATGTCTGGAGCTGTTATAGTTGTTCCGACACCTGTTGTCTTAGGATTTCCGCTTGTTCCTTCCTCAATTGAGCTTTCTGTTCCTCCGTAAAGGTCTGTTCCGCCTTTTCCGTTAGTCTGTCCTGCTGTTACTGCAGATGTTGAAGTGTATCTTGGGTCTGTTGACTCAAGCACTTCTGTCGGATTTCCGTTTGCGTCTACTATGAATCTTGAACCGTCTGTTACAATTCCGTAAGATCCTGATCCTGTTACATTAATCTTACCATAGTTCTTAATGTATCCTCCGTTAATTGCAACTACCCCTTTCAGGCTTTGGGCATTACCTTCAATTTCTCCATAGTTTTCCCCGATCGCTCCACGGTCTAGGTACATACCAATTGCGCTTTCGCCTTCAAGATGAATATTACCATAGTTTATTGCCTTAGACCCGGCACCAGTTGCGAACATACCGATACCTTCTTTTTCCTTGACGTTGATTGTTCCCCTGTTTATGATGTATCCTTCTTCTGTCGTCTTGTCAAAGTTTCCGTCTGTCTTGTAGTGGTTTCTACCTGCTGCCATCGCTGCCGAGTATTCCATGTTTACAGTGTCAGACATACCTGTTGTAATTGTTCCGTAGTTTGTTGACGGAGCGCTTGTATTTGCCGAAAAGATACCTACGTTTCCATACCCTCTTGCTGTGTTGTTGTTGTCAACGTCATATTTAGATCTCAGGTCAATTGTTCCAAAGTTGTCCATTGAACCTTTAGTATAGTAAGCTGTGTTGTAATCCCCGTTCATTGTTACGTTTGCCCATGACTTACCTCTTGATGCTGTGTCTGCTGAATAGTAGTACACTGCATTTCCCTGCTCCTTAGTTTCTTCTGGAACTTTAGGGTTTGATGGGGCTGTTGATTTAACTTGCCCTCCTGCAGTTCTGTTGGAAGCCAGTACAACTGTCGGAGCATCTGTCGCTGTTTTTGAACTAACCTTTCCGCTTGCGTCAAGAGTGTAAGTACCATCACCAATTGTTACGTTTGTTGCAGGTCCTCCATTCTTTTCAGCCATAACGATACCGTAAGAGAATCTGTCAACATCCATGTCAGCACTTACATTAATGTTTCTTGCAACGCTTCCTTTATCAATATATACCCCAATTGCAGAGTCAAGTTCTCTTGGCTTGTCTAAATTAGATAACAAGTCGTTTGCATTTGAGTATTGTCCATTTTGTCTATCAATAGGGTAAGCCCCTGGCGCTGTTGAAACTCCTGATGTTGTTTGAACATGTCCCATTACAGTATCATTTCCTACTAAAATCTTAGTTTGCTGGATATTTACATTTCCGTCTCCAGAGTAAATACCGTAGTTGTTTCTGTTAATTGTAATCTTAGACTTGCTTCCATCTTCCTTAGAGTCAGTGTTTACATTATATCCGTAAATAGCCCAGCTTCCGATATTCTTGTTATTTGTAGAATCTCCAATTGTAATATCTCCACGGTTTGTGATAGTTGTATCAAGTTTGTTAGTAGAGTTTGCAAAGATTCCTACATTAACTTTCTTCATATCTTCAGAAGTTAGCGTACTAGCCTGTGCATCTAGCGAGTCGTTAAGCTTAATCTTACCAAAGTTTACGAATGTTCCCTTGTTGACTACTGCACCGTAAGCTCTTACGTTAGTCTTAGATGATGAATCTTCTTCAATATTACCTCTGTTAGTTACAGTATCTGCACCATCGTTAGTGTTTACCAAGATACCAGCGATTCCTTTGTAAGTTCCACCATTAACAGCAGCCACTTTAGATTTGGCTTGTTCGTAAGCCAAGTCTACTGGACTTGTAGCATTGTTAGTAAATTTGATATCTAAGTCATTTGTAGCTTTTGTAACTTGAACATTTTTTCCACCGAATGCCATTGCAAATCCATTTTTATCATTAGCACCGTGGTAGTTATATTGGAAAGTCTTTTGATGATTTGCACCGTCTGCAATATGAGAATCATCCATTGCCCATAATCCTACTCCGTTATCTTCAGTTTGTACTGTGAATTTCTTAGAATCTAATGTAATATCAGCACTTTCGGCATAAATACCTATACCATTTTTACCTGTCGATATATCATTTCCACCCATAGCTAATGTTGTACCTGTATAAGCACCTGCACCTGTTTTTGTTGCAGAACCTACTGTTGCATCACTTGCAAATGATGCTAAAGCGCCATTATCGTCACCTTTTAATTTAATAGTTCCACCAGCATTTGTGTAACCATCTGCATAATTTTCATTTTCATTTACTAATGCAATACCAATACCTTTAGCATCTAAACTAGCAACATCTTTATTTCTTACATCAATACCTGTTGTACCTGCTGTGCTGTTTGTATATTCAATAACAACTTTTGAAGCATCTGCATTATTGTTATTTCTAGCATAAATACCAGTTGCTTGATCTCCTTCAACATAAATTACACCATCTTCATGTTTAATACTAACTGAATTATCAGTTCCATTATAGCTAACAGGAGTATCAGAAATTCCTACGATACCATAGTTTTTACCACTTGGAGCAATATCCGCAGATCTTGATGTTACTGAACTATTAGCTGCATATCCAGCGGCTTTATATTTACCGTTTACAACTATTTCGCTGCCTTTTTCAAGTGACAATACACTTCCATCAGTACCCATAATACCATTTCCGTGATCTACAAATAAACCAGTTTTATTCGATGCATCTTTTCCTATTTTAATAGTTCCATAATTTACCAATAAACCTGTTACAGGATTAGCATTGCTTCCACCATAAATGTCAACTGCACCTTTTTCAACATAGAATCCAGAATCCTCTTTCTTTGTTTTTTCCCATACTGGAGTACTTTGGTTAGTATTATTCCATCTATATAATGGGTTAGCCATTGCAAGACCTACATTATCGACTTGATAATTAGGCTTGTCAGTTCTTCCTTTATCTCTATGAGTTGCATCTCCTGAGATTGATGCTCCTGTTACAGTTATTTTATTAGATTCCATAGCAATGTCATTAAATGGATCATTGAAACCTTTTGTTCCTGTTACACTTGTTTTATATTGTGTTTCACCAGTTGTATTAACATCTTCAATAACCACATCTTGACCATCTATCTTTAATTGGCTATTTATCAATTTTGTATAAAGTTGATATTGATTATCAGCATGACCATGTGCATAAGCTCCTGTTGCAGTATTATTAATTGCTGCCATTTCTCCAGCATACTTTGCTACTCCTTTTAAGAAGTCTGAACTAGTTCCAGCTTGTCCGCTACCCCATTTAATTTCATCTTTTGCCTGATTAACAAGTCCAATTACAACATCATTAGATTTAATTTCTGTAGTTACTTTGCTCATTCCACGATATTTAGCAGCTTTCCATCTGTCTCCTTCAGTACCAGAACCAGGATTATTTACATCTTTATGGTAATCAGAAATTGCATATCCACCGTTTATATTGTTTTCATATTTATTTCCATAAGCGTTTCCATTTAATAAAATACCATCATACATATTAATTGTTGTATCTTTATTAAATGTAATTGCTGCTTCATCACCTGAAATAGAACCTATATTATTTCCATTTGATACTCTTAATACATAGAATGGAGATTTATCTTTGTGGTCATTTTGTGTACCAACATAAGCCGCAGCTCCTCTTCCTCCTCTTGTGTCAGTTCCATCGTTTACAGTTAATCCAACATTATTTTGGTGAGTAATGATACCATTAAATTTAATTTGCCCATAGTCAGTTGCAAAAAGTGCTCCATTTTCTCCACTTACTACATGTGCTGCACCTGCTGTTGCTGTTGAACCATCAAAAGGTGTATCAGTTCCATTAGCAAATTCTACTATTGATCCAAGACCTTTAGCATAAGCACCCATACCATATATTAAAGATCCGTTAACATTTGCTGGATCTTCTTTTGTAGAAGTTTGAGCAGTAGCACCTTGAATAAGGACTCTTCCTCCATTAACGGCAAGGGCTCCTATATTATTATAAGTTGTTTTTCTATCATCAGCAGTCCATCCTGAACTAGCATTTAATACAAGATTATCAGCAGCTATTATATTCCCATTAATCTTAATTGTTGAAGGTCCAATATAAAGTGTAGATGTATGTGGAGCTTGACCATCAGCATAAGCGATTATTGAATTATATGCTCCTGCTCTTGTATTTCTTGCAGTACCAACAGGTATATCTTTTGAATGACCATTATTAGTTGTATTATATCCTTGTAAAACATATCCACCATTTTTAGCCCAATATGCAACTCCATTTCTAGAAACCATATCTATTGGAGCATCAAACACAACAGTTGAAGGATTTACAGCATCTGTAGTTGTGTGCGAGTTTGGATACAATGAAGGATCAAATTCCCCATCAGCATATCCCATAACAGTATTTTCAGATGTAACTCCTAAATTAACGCCATAACCTCTTGTCAATCCAGAAGTATCTACGTCATAACCATCAGTAATTGTACCACTATTAGCAGTATTTGTTACATTAACTCTTGTACCATTGTTTGCATAAACTAATGTAGAATTTACTGCATATTTTCCAAAACCTACGTTAAGATCTGTAACATTAACCGCTGGTGCTGTTACAGGATTATTTCCCATAAAGAATGACTTACGAACTCCTGATCCTTGCCCAGATGAAGCAAGAATGGCAATATTATTATAAACTAGATGTTTATCAGTAGAATTTCCACCACTCATAGCACCTTGTATTTTAATATCTCCAGCAAATACACCTGTTGCACCTGCACTTTGACCAGAATTTTGAAGAGCTACAATTATATTATTATTTCCTCCCATTTGAACGTCACCTAATGTAAGGCTTCCTCCATCCACATAAGCTAAGTTATCAAATGCAATATTATCATCGCCTTTAACATATATTCTACCTTTACCAGTTATTGAACCATTATATTCTAATAATTTATCATCTCCTACAGCACTAGTACCACTCTTATTAGTAATAGTTAAAGAAGCTAGAGTACCATTATTAACTTTATATACAGAATTATTGTTTCCAGAAAATACCACATCTACAGGACCAGTAATTGATGAAGTACCTCCAGCGTTATTTTGAATATTAAATGCTATGTTATTACCATTATTATTTCCCCATCCTCTAACAATACTATTTCCAGAGAATGTCATAGTGTTAGTAGAAGCACTTCCATTACTTAATACATATCCTGCATTTCCAGTTGAATTACCATTATACAGTTCCACATCAACACTAGAAATAGTATAAGTACCATTATTCAAATGTGCAAATGATCCTCCTGGATTATCTTCACCAATATATCCAGTAAGACTTGTTAAGTTTGCTCCACTTCCAGTACTATTATATATCAAAGTATCTCTGTATCCTGATTGATAATCTCCATTACCAGCCATATAAAAACTACTCCAATAATTATTATAATAAGAATTAGTATTATACCAATTAGTACCAACAGTTTCTTCTATTGTTTTTTGTAATGCCCAATTTCTAGCATCTGTCGCATTCCCATAAGCAGGACCATTCGTTCCCCCAGCCGAAGTTCCATAATATGTTGCTGCTGGTGGTGTACCTACTGTAGTTACTGTCAAAGTATTGTAAGTTTTTGATGTTCCAACAATGCTTTCTGTTTTAGCATTTAAATAATAACTATACAAATTATTACGTAAATTAGTTACATTAGTATCGTAATTCCATCCATAAGAACCATTCCAATGTCCCCAACTAGTTATACTTCTATCATAAATGTCATCATATCCTGTAGAAGAATTATTGTATCCTGGCGTATAGTAGGGATCTCCATTGTTTGGTGTACCCAAACTATAAGCAATATGTGCTTTAAATTCTGTTTCTGGGTTCCACCAATTATTATATGAAGTACTATTAGCATAAACAGTATCACTCATACGACCTTTAATAGTATAATTGACTCCATTATGTAAAGTTCCATTAGCGATTGTTGTGCTAGTAGTTCCTGGACCTTGATTATTAACTGTAGTATGATTCCATCCATCATAAGTTCTAAAATTTCCAGCTATATCAAAAGTATTTCGAGCTCCCCACGAAGTATTTCCTGCTCCTTTTGAATTTACATTTGTAATTGATGCAACTCTTGGAGTATAACCTTGTGTTGGAACACTGGTATCAATTGTTCTAGCATACATAGGATCTGGATTTAAATTAGGAGCTTTTGGAACATTGATATTATCCAATCTTTCAGGCACATAAGGCTTATAAGGCTCATGTATATTAGCCGGATTGATTGTCAATGAATTTGGCTCCTGATTTCTCGGAATATTCAAGTTAGTTGCTCCATACAAGTGCTTATCCTTGTCAAACACGTACTTGGTCAAGTCGTTGTCTCTCTTGTAGTATTCAAGAAACTTTCCTCCTCTACCTCTGTAAGTAGTCCCCCAGTCATTGTTTGTATATCCTGTTCCAAACTGGAATGATGCCCATGGGCTCTTTATTACCTGATCTCCCTGCTTCAGCAGCTGAGCCAGTTCGCTTTCTGCCCCTCTTAGTGATCTCTCGTTTTCCTGTCTTGCACGCATGAAGGACTGTCTCAGATCCGTTATGGCATCGTATGTCTGTGCCGTAACTTCCTGCTGTTCGCTTGCCACGTCAGCATGAAGTTTTGGGGCAATTGTTAAAAGACCTGTTATCAGGAAAGAGATAAGCAGGCTGTCAGAATAATGTACGTCTTTACATCTTTTTACAAACGATCGCAAGTCCTTTGCAATCTGTCGCAGATTATTACTCATGTTTCCTCCTCAAAATTATGTGGACAGCGAAGGCCGCCCGGTTAATGTCTGGCTTGACAAAGCCAGTATCAGAATAGTCTCAAGACCTTTCAAACGGATTAAGGTAAAGCTGACAAGCCCAGTAAAAATGGAAGCGGGAGCGGAAAGAGACCTTAAGGGGGGCCATAGAGGATTATTTTATAGTAAAATTTAATATTTTATTTAATATGATAAGTTTTAGAAAAAAATTGTTTAGTAATATTTACATAATATCTCCATTAAATTTTTAATATATTTGATAAATATTTTTAAATAAATTTTAGTAAAATATATAAAATTATTAATAAAAAAGAAATTTTTTTAGGAGCAGAGATGAAATTTAATATTAACCTTATTTAGTTATTCTGTAAATAATGTTCATCATAACAAAAAGGACTAGAAAAATCTATCCTTTAATGTTTACTTTTTTTATTGGAATTAATATATCTTTATACAATCTATAAAATGTAATAAAAAACTTGACAAAAAGCGATTATTGTTGTAAACTATACAATATAAAAGGATTACAAATGTAAATATAAAAGGAGGTGAGAATATGAAAGAAAGCTGCAAGATTGATAAAAAACAACATATAACGGATGCAGAATGGGAAATAATGCGAGTTGTGTGGGCAAATAGCGAAGTTACTAGCAAGTTTGTTACAGAGGTGCTTTGTGAGAAAATGAACTGGAAACAGGCTACAATAAAGACATTGTTAAACCGACTACTGGAAAAGAATATTTTGAAAAAGAGGGAAATTGGGAACAAGTATATTTATTCGACGGATTTTATGGAAAAAGAAGTAGCTAACAGTTATATATTAGGAACTTTTGATAAAATTTGTAAAACAAAAGTTGGTGAAATGATTGGAAAAGTTATTGAGAACAGTGAACTGAGTTTTAACGACTTGGACTTAATTTTAAAGGCTGTAGAGGAAAAGAGGAAAACGGCTGTGAAGGAAGTTTTGTGTGATTGTGTTGAAGGGCAGTGTAATTGCGAACATAGTGGACATAAGCATATTTAAGATATAGTGTACTAAATGAAGGAGGAAAAGATTATGGCAGAAAAAAACTATACAGTAACTGGAATGAGCTGTGCATCTTGTGCCAATGCTGTGGAAAAGGCACTTAATAAAAATAATGATATTAACGCTTCAGTTAATTTTGCAACTGAAAAATTGAATATTGAATATGATGAG
It encodes:
- a CDS encoding autotransporter-associated N-terminal domain-containing protein, producing the protein MSNNLRQIAKDLRSFVKRCKDVHYSDSLLISFLITGLLTIAPKLHADVASEQQEVTAQTYDAITDLRQSFMRARQENERSLRGAESELAQLLKQGDQVIKSPWASFQFGTGYTNNDWGTTYRGRGGKFLEYYKRDNDLTKYVFDKDKHLYGATNLNIPRNQEPNSLTINPANIHEPYKPYVPERLDNINVPKAPNLNPDPMYARTIDTSVPTQGYTPRVASITNVNSKGAGNTSWGARNTFDIAGNFRTYDGWNHTTVNNQGPGTTSTTIANGTLHNGVNYTIKGRMSDTVYANSTSYNNWWNPETEFKAHIAYSLGTPNNGDPYYTPGYNNSSTGYDDIYDRSITSWGHWNGSYGWNYDTNVTNLRNNLYSYYLNAKTESIVGTSKTYNTLTVTTVGTPPAATYYGTSAGGTNGPAYGNATDARNWALQKTIEETVGTNWYNTNSYYNNYWSSFYMAGNGDYQSGYRDTLIYNSTGSGANLTSLTGYIGEDNPGGSFAHLNNGTYTISSVDVELYNGNSTGNAGYVLSNGSASTNTMTFSGNSIVRGWGNNNGNNIAFNIQNNAGGTSSITGPVDVVFSGNNNSVYKVNNGTLASLTITNKSGTSAVGDDKLLEYNGSITGKGRIYVKGDDNIAFDNLAYVDGGSLTLGDVQMGGNNNIIVALQNSGQSAGATGVFAGDIKIQGAMSGGNSTDKHLVYNNIAILASSGQGSGVRKSFFMGNNPVTAPAVNVTDLNVGFGKYAVNSTLVYANNGTRVNVTNTANSGTITDGYDVDTSGLTRGYGVNLGVTSENTVMGYADGEFDPSLYPNSHTTTDAVNPSTVVFDAPIDMVSRNGVAYWAKNGGYVLQGYNTTNNGHSKDIPVGTARNTRAGAYNSIIAYADGQAPHTSTLYIGPSTIKINGNIIAADNLVLNASSGWTADDRKTTYNNIGALAVNGGRVLIQGATAQTSTKEDPANVNGSLIYGMGAYAKGLGSIVEFANGTDTPFDGSTATAGAAHVVSGENGALFATDYGQIKFNGIITHQNNVGLTVNDGTDTRGGRGAAAYVGTQNDHKDKSPFYVLRVSNGNNIGSISGDEAAITFNKDTTINMYDGILLNGNAYGNKYENNINGGYAISDYHKDVNNPGSGTEGDRWKAAKYRGMSKVTTEIKSNDVVIGLVNQAKDEIKWGSGQAGTSSDFLKGVAKYAGEMAAINNTATGAYAHGHADNQYQLYTKLINSQLKIDGQDVVIEDVNTTGETQYKTSVTGTKGFNDPFNDIAMESNKITVTGASISGDATHRDKGRTDKPNYQVDNVGLAMANPLYRWNNTNQSTPVWEKTKKEDSGFYVEKGAVDIYGGSNANPVTGLLVNYGTIKIGKDASNKTGLFVDHGNGIMGTDGSVLSLEKGSEIVVNGKYKAAGYAANSSVTSRSADIAPSGKNYGIVGISDTPVSYNGTDNSVSIKHEDGVIYVEGDQATGIYARNNNNADASKVVIEYTNSTAGTTGIDVRNKDVASLDAKGIGIALVNENENYADGYTNAGGTIKLKGDDNGALASFASDATVGSATKTGAGAYTGTTLAMGGNDISTGKNGIGIYAESADITLDSKKFTVQTEDNGVGLWAMDDSHIADGANHQKTFQYNYHGANDKNGFAMAFGGKNVQVTKATNDLDIKFTNNATSPVDLAYEQAKSKVAAVNGGTYKGIAGILVNTNDGADTVTNRGNIEEDSSSKTNVRAYGAVVNKGTFVNFGKIKLNDSLDAQASTLTSEDMKKVNVGIFANSTNKLDTTITNRGDITIGDSTNNKNIGSWAIYGYNVNTDSKEDGSKSKITINRNNYGIYSGDGNVNIQQTKILVGNDTVMGHVQTTSGVSTAPGAYPIDRQNGQYSNANDLLSNLDKPRELDSAIGVYIDKGSVARNINVSADMDVDRFSYGIVMAEKNGGPATNVTIGDGTYTLDASGKVSSKTATDAPTVVLASNRTAGGQVKSTAPSNPKVPEETKEQGNAVYYYSADTASRGKSWANVTMNGDYNTAYYTKGSMDNFGTIDLRSKYDVDNNNTARGYGNVGIFSANTSAPSTNYGTITTGMSDTVNMEYSAAMAAGRNHYKTDGNFDKTTEEGYIINRGTINVKEKEGIGMFATGAGSKAINYGNIHLEGESAIGMYLDRGAIGENYGEIEGNAQSLKGVVAINGGYIKNYGKINVTGSGSYGIVTDGSRFIVDANGNPTEVLESTDPRYTSTSAVTAGQTNGKGGTDLYGGTESSIEEGTSGNPKTTGVGTTITAPDIVPITKVSVDGIDTPIFNVESDAANPGDWAKNITVSSSIQTGGTRIIDLSAKNEWGNPVWEHAYKEPLSEVTSIGMYVDTSGVRYTNPIDGIQNLPKLGKVDLYFGPEATLYTNSKAIRIGDKVDENGNVTKSNILKPFNDSLSRLPGGAKVNVLSASLTWQVLAKLDSNNQLSEIYMSKVPYHSFAYDDDKSLVNFTNNLDNIYEIAKPESAEKVIFNKLNSLGNGEGHILAQAFDQMRGHIYGGVQQRIKATSDILGGEINGLRSESNGSKDSNKFKAFGQRNEYKTDTAGMPDWYSNAGGFAFVHEDETVRLGQSSGWYAGVVNNYYTFKDLSKSYENQAMAKFGAFKSIPLDSNGTFVLSIGGDGFIGRNDMKRRFWVIDQQFRAKSSYYSYGAGLNAGLEKAFVVNDGFSIVPNLGIRAEYGRFSSIHENGDMALNVKSDDYISVKPSAGIDFRYSQPVFDNSILTAVLGFRYENEIGKLYDVENEARIVGAWTDYFGIRGDKEDKRGNFKSDLKLGLDNGRFGFNINTGYDTKGHNFKAGLGLKVLY
- a CDS encoding CopY/TcrY family copper transport repressor is translated as MKESCKIDKKQHITDAEWEIMRVVWANSEVTSKFVTEVLCEKMNWKQATIKTLLNRLLEKNILKKREIGNKYIYSTDFMEKEVANSYILGTFDKICKTKVGEMIGKVIENSELSFNDLDLILKAVEEKRKTAVKEVLCDCVEGQCNCEHSGHKHI